The Rana temporaria chromosome 4, aRanTem1.1, whole genome shotgun sequence genome contains a region encoding:
- the B3GNT7 gene encoding UDP-GlcNAc:betaGal beta-1,3-N-acetylglucosaminyltransferase 7 isoform X2, whose product MIQGLVSLLKEWLGEVRPQKMRTPALLKKKIYKGLCISFFVAITLTLLHTGTPPNLFFTQKDIESESPISAVKRDTFHAPDAFWAAGKGEQMDTSTTEDGHPSEWDIDVINCTANLNLTHLDWFKTLEPNFQQFILYRHCRFFPMIINNPQKCSADVDLLIVVKSIITQHDRRDVIRKTWGKEKVMNGKKIRTLFLLGTAMKKEERANYQKLLEFENQIYGDILQWDFLDSFFNLTLKEVNFLKWMTIYCPHIPYIFKGDDDVFVSPSNLLDFLDGNKIPDLFVGDVLYKAHPIRRKDNKYYIPTSLYSKNLYPPYAGGGGFIMAGSLVTKLFKASETLELYPIDDVFLGMCLEVIKVNPIMHEGFKTFGIVKNKNSKMNKEPCFFQSMLVVHKLLPDELLQMWELVHSNLTCSRKINIL is encoded by the coding sequence GAAGAAAAAGATCTACAAAGGCTTGTGCATTTCCTTCTTTGTGGCGATTACATTGACCCTCCTCCACACGGGGACACCCCCCAATCTGTTTTTCACTCAGAAGGATATAGAGTCTGAAAGTCCTATATCTGCTGTAAAACGTGACACTTTTCACGCACCTGATGCTTTTTGGGCAGCCGGGAAAGGTGAACAAATGGACACATCTACCACGGAAGATGGACATCCTAGTGAATGGGATATTGACGTCATCAACTGCACTGCCAACTTAAACCTTACCCATCTTGACTGGTTCAAGACACTGGAGCCTAACTTTCAACAGTTTATCCTCTACCGACACTGCCGTTTCTTCCCTATGATTATTAACAACCCACAGAAGTGCAGCGCAGATGTTGACCTCCTAATTGTGGTAAAATCAATAATCACTCAGCATGACCGCAGGGACGTTATTCGTAAAACCTGGGGAAAAGAGAAGGTGATGAATGGGAAGAAAATAAGAACATTATTTCTTTTAGGAACAGCTATGAAAAAAGAGGAAAGAGCTAATTACCAAAAGCTTCTGGAGTTTGAAAACCAGATATATGGTGATATTCTTCAGTGGGATTTTTTggattctttttttaatttaaccctGAAGGAAGTAAATTTTCTTAAATGGATGACCATTTATTGCCCTCACATACCCTACATTTTCAAAGGGGATGACGATGTGTTTGTCAGCCCCAGCAATCTCTTGGACTTTTTGGATGGCAACAAAATACCTGATCTGTTTGTTGGAGATGTCTTATACAAAGCTCACCCCATCCGCAGGAAAGACAACAAATACTATATTCCAACATCTCTATACAGCAAAAACCTCTACCCTCCTTATGCAGGTGGCGGAGGCTTTATTATGGCAGGCTCTTTGGTCACAAAATTGTTTAAAGCTTCTGAGACTTTGGAACTGTATCCTATTGATGATGTGTTTCTAGGTATGTGTTTAGAGGTCATCAAAGTCAACCCTATAATGCATGAAGGCTTTAAAACTTTTGGGATTGTAAAAAACAAGAACAGCAAGATGAACAAAGAACCATGCTTCTTCCAAAGCATGCTTGTTGTTCACAAACTATTACCGGATGAACTGCTACAGATGTGGGAACTAGTACATAGTAACTTGACTTGTTCGCGAAAAATCAACATTCTTTAG
- the B3GNT7 gene encoding UDP-GlcNAc:betaGal beta-1,3-N-acetylglucosaminyltransferase 7 isoform X3: MRTPALLKKKIYKGLCISFFVAITLTLLHTGTPPNLFFTQKDIESESPISAVKRDTFHAPDAFWAAGKGEQMDTSTTEDGHPSEWDIDVINCTANLNLTHLDWFKTLEPNFQQFILYRHCRFFPMIINNPQKCSADVDLLIVVKSIITQHDRRDVIRKTWGKEKVMNGKKIRTLFLLGTAMKKEERANYQKLLEFENQIYGDILQWDFLDSFFNLTLKEVNFLKWMTIYCPHIPYIFKGDDDVFVSPSNLLDFLDGNKIPDLFVGDVLYKAHPIRRKDNKYYIPTSLYSKNLYPPYAGGGGFIMAGSLVTKLFKASETLELYPIDDVFLGMCLEVIKVNPIMHEGFKTFGIVKNKNSKMNKEPCFFQSMLVVHKLLPDELLQMWELVHSNLTCSRKINIL; this comes from the coding sequence GAAGAAAAAGATCTACAAAGGCTTGTGCATTTCCTTCTTTGTGGCGATTACATTGACCCTCCTCCACACGGGGACACCCCCCAATCTGTTTTTCACTCAGAAGGATATAGAGTCTGAAAGTCCTATATCTGCTGTAAAACGTGACACTTTTCACGCACCTGATGCTTTTTGGGCAGCCGGGAAAGGTGAACAAATGGACACATCTACCACGGAAGATGGACATCCTAGTGAATGGGATATTGACGTCATCAACTGCACTGCCAACTTAAACCTTACCCATCTTGACTGGTTCAAGACACTGGAGCCTAACTTTCAACAGTTTATCCTCTACCGACACTGCCGTTTCTTCCCTATGATTATTAACAACCCACAGAAGTGCAGCGCAGATGTTGACCTCCTAATTGTGGTAAAATCAATAATCACTCAGCATGACCGCAGGGACGTTATTCGTAAAACCTGGGGAAAAGAGAAGGTGATGAATGGGAAGAAAATAAGAACATTATTTCTTTTAGGAACAGCTATGAAAAAAGAGGAAAGAGCTAATTACCAAAAGCTTCTGGAGTTTGAAAACCAGATATATGGTGATATTCTTCAGTGGGATTTTTTggattctttttttaatttaaccctGAAGGAAGTAAATTTTCTTAAATGGATGACCATTTATTGCCCTCACATACCCTACATTTTCAAAGGGGATGACGATGTGTTTGTCAGCCCCAGCAATCTCTTGGACTTTTTGGATGGCAACAAAATACCTGATCTGTTTGTTGGAGATGTCTTATACAAAGCTCACCCCATCCGCAGGAAAGACAACAAATACTATATTCCAACATCTCTATACAGCAAAAACCTCTACCCTCCTTATGCAGGTGGCGGAGGCTTTATTATGGCAGGCTCTTTGGTCACAAAATTGTTTAAAGCTTCTGAGACTTTGGAACTGTATCCTATTGATGATGTGTTTCTAGGTATGTGTTTAGAGGTCATCAAAGTCAACCCTATAATGCATGAAGGCTTTAAAACTTTTGGGATTGTAAAAAACAAGAACAGCAAGATGAACAAAGAACCATGCTTCTTCCAAAGCATGCTTGTTGTTCACAAACTATTACCGGATGAACTGCTACAGATGTGGGAACTAGTACATAGTAACTTGACTTGTTCGCGAAAAATCAACATTCTTTAG
- the B3GNT7 gene encoding UDP-GlcNAc:betaGal beta-1,3-N-acetylglucosaminyltransferase 7 isoform X1 — translation MIQGNRLVSLLKEWLGEVRPQKMRTPALLKKKIYKGLCISFFVAITLTLLHTGTPPNLFFTQKDIESESPISAVKRDTFHAPDAFWAAGKGEQMDTSTTEDGHPSEWDIDVINCTANLNLTHLDWFKTLEPNFQQFILYRHCRFFPMIINNPQKCSADVDLLIVVKSIITQHDRRDVIRKTWGKEKVMNGKKIRTLFLLGTAMKKEERANYQKLLEFENQIYGDILQWDFLDSFFNLTLKEVNFLKWMTIYCPHIPYIFKGDDDVFVSPSNLLDFLDGNKIPDLFVGDVLYKAHPIRRKDNKYYIPTSLYSKNLYPPYAGGGGFIMAGSLVTKLFKASETLELYPIDDVFLGMCLEVIKVNPIMHEGFKTFGIVKNKNSKMNKEPCFFQSMLVVHKLLPDELLQMWELVHSNLTCSRKINIL, via the coding sequence GAAGAAAAAGATCTACAAAGGCTTGTGCATTTCCTTCTTTGTGGCGATTACATTGACCCTCCTCCACACGGGGACACCCCCCAATCTGTTTTTCACTCAGAAGGATATAGAGTCTGAAAGTCCTATATCTGCTGTAAAACGTGACACTTTTCACGCACCTGATGCTTTTTGGGCAGCCGGGAAAGGTGAACAAATGGACACATCTACCACGGAAGATGGACATCCTAGTGAATGGGATATTGACGTCATCAACTGCACTGCCAACTTAAACCTTACCCATCTTGACTGGTTCAAGACACTGGAGCCTAACTTTCAACAGTTTATCCTCTACCGACACTGCCGTTTCTTCCCTATGATTATTAACAACCCACAGAAGTGCAGCGCAGATGTTGACCTCCTAATTGTGGTAAAATCAATAATCACTCAGCATGACCGCAGGGACGTTATTCGTAAAACCTGGGGAAAAGAGAAGGTGATGAATGGGAAGAAAATAAGAACATTATTTCTTTTAGGAACAGCTATGAAAAAAGAGGAAAGAGCTAATTACCAAAAGCTTCTGGAGTTTGAAAACCAGATATATGGTGATATTCTTCAGTGGGATTTTTTggattctttttttaatttaaccctGAAGGAAGTAAATTTTCTTAAATGGATGACCATTTATTGCCCTCACATACCCTACATTTTCAAAGGGGATGACGATGTGTTTGTCAGCCCCAGCAATCTCTTGGACTTTTTGGATGGCAACAAAATACCTGATCTGTTTGTTGGAGATGTCTTATACAAAGCTCACCCCATCCGCAGGAAAGACAACAAATACTATATTCCAACATCTCTATACAGCAAAAACCTCTACCCTCCTTATGCAGGTGGCGGAGGCTTTATTATGGCAGGCTCTTTGGTCACAAAATTGTTTAAAGCTTCTGAGACTTTGGAACTGTATCCTATTGATGATGTGTTTCTAGGTATGTGTTTAGAGGTCATCAAAGTCAACCCTATAATGCATGAAGGCTTTAAAACTTTTGGGATTGTAAAAAACAAGAACAGCAAGATGAACAAAGAACCATGCTTCTTCCAAAGCATGCTTGTTGTTCACAAACTATTACCGGATGAACTGCTACAGATGTGGGAACTAGTACATAGTAACTTGACTTGTTCGCGAAAAATCAACATTCTTTAG